The Hordeum vulgare subsp. vulgare chromosome 4H, MorexV3_pseudomolecules_assembly, whole genome shotgun sequence genomic interval ttttctgcaacaaaAATCGTGTTACGGAAACACATGTATTTTTTTGCAACATACTTTATCATAGAATATTTTTTGTAACAAAGATCATATTGCGAAAACACATGTAGATTTTCTTTATAACAGACTTTGCTATAAAATATTTTCTGTAGCAAAAATCTTGTTGCGGAAACACCTGTAAAAAATCTTTTTAAAAGATCTGTTGCCTGACGAGCTGCCGGATCTGACATATCTAGCATTCACGTGTACCTTACCTGGCATATCTAGCATCCGGATACGTTGTCTCGCGAGATGCGGACAAGTCCGGTGGCGTGCATGCCTTGCCGTAATCCAGATCTTCCAACAAACAATTTGTTGTAAGAAAGAAGATTGCAACAATGGATCAGTTACAAACTTAGGCTATAAAAAGATGATGCTCTGAAGCAGTCGACCAGAAGCTTTTTCCATATTTTAACGGGCCTGAAAATAACGTGCCCTTCACTTTGGATTCCTCACTAGCTAGCGAAGAGCGCGAGAGAGCAGGCAGTGTATAATTATAACCCTCTATCCGAAATACAAGACACTTTTACACTGTCAACATTTTAAGAGAGACATATATCGATTGGCAAAATTACAAACGCGTGGTACCGTGTTTGGTAAAAAGAAAATTGCTAGATCGACACTGTAATACACCTAGCGGAAAAAGAATGGATCATACATTACCAAGGGCCAGTTCATCTGTGCCACTGCGATGCATGCATACCAGCTAGCATCATCTActaccttcgtttctaaatacaaatctttttagagattccatcaAAAAAActatatatgaatgtatatagacatatattaAAGTATATATTCATTGGTTTTGCTCCATATATAGTTTCGTTGTGAAATCcttaaaaggacttatatttaggaacgaagggagtagtacgCCAAGCTGGGATCAAGATCACAGGTTAGATGAAACAAACAAGACATCCATCGTGCGCAATTTCAGTAGAGGGGTTGCACAAACTTGCACTTCCAAATGTAAAAGAGACTAGGAACATTAATAACAGAAATTCAATTGAAAACTGCAGCTTATTTTGGGGATAAAATTCCCTACCTCTGTGCTAGACTGCAAACACGGCGATCACCAGTGACACCACGTGTTTGTCAGTTCAAAAAAAAAAAGCACGCCTCGGAAGAAGCTACATTTCAACAGCAGGCTGCTTTTCAACTCCATAGCCTACATACAGAAGGCAGCATGTACTgctagctaggttcatgcatcacAAACCGCCAAGGCATCGCAGGCATCCGGttataaaaccaaaaaaaatcTGTATCCCAAACTTCAAGCAGGGCGCGAGATGTGCATCGAAATCACGCACTTAAGTTTCAGCCATCCAGATCAATTTGCATGATGCTACCACTGGAAATGAGTATTCATCCTATGTCGCATGAAAGAACATCATTTGAgaggccaccaccacctccttgcCGGTGGGGGCGGCGTGAGGATGTCGATCATCGTCTCCTTCTCCCTTGGAGTCAGGGGAACCCCTCGGACGAGGTTCAGAGCCATGATGTGAACGTTGGTCCTTTGCCTGTGCTTTTGGTAAGCCCACACGCCAGCTGCTACGCCACCCACAATCACCTGCACAGGGTTTAATGTATCGGGTTTTCAACTGTCCTAACATAGAAATCACAGTCGATACATGAAGCATTTAATTCAGGGAATTAGATACTTCgatatttcaaagtcttcatttTTATCATGCTCTGCTGCAGCAAAGAAATATTTTACCAAGCACGAAATAGAGCGGTTCAAATAAGTATTGGTATCTCTATACAGACTGAGCTAGGGCGTTACTAAGTActacctccatcccaaaatatgaGACGTTTTTGTAGGCTGTCTCTATTCAGGGAAAAACATCATCATGCAAAAGTTTGTGATGATGGAATGTGCCTGGGTTCACCAAGACACACAATGCATGCATAAAACGAACAAATAATATGCTCAAAAACTGCAACTGATATTACTTCTAGCATAATAAAAGCATGAACACCATGTAGAAATACTAATTAAGGCTCACCGGCGATAACCATATGGCAGCAGTTTGAAGATCAAATTTAGGGGCATATAGAACTGTTTCTCCAAAGTCTTCTTCTAGTTTTTTGTATATCTCCTTATCACTCTTTCCAGATTTTATTTCATCACGAATTAGCTGCAAAAATGACAAATATGTCAGTTCTTGAGGCCGTGAAGCTTCCCATGACATATTGGGTGTAAGGCGATAATATTTCGATCCTTTAAAACATATAAACCAAGGGCGTTTATTGACGTCGAGAACTCAAGATTAAATTTTGCTCTTGTATATGTAGTACATGGTGCAAATAAATGCTTTTGAATCAGAAAACAGTTTTCTGGTATAGCAAAGGGTAATAAAAATTAATATTATAGCTGAAAAGGTAGAAATATCATCCAAGTTTAAGAAACCTAGTCAAGTAAAAAGGCACGTAAATGTATATAATCGAGGAACCAAACCAGTTGCGGCATACCAAAACCATCTTTATCATTCCGAAAAGGACATACAGACAGACTAGTTCTTCAAAAAAGAAATTATGATAGCAAATATCATTTCAAGTTTCTCAATCCTATTTTGCATTTAACTACTGGGTGCTGGTGAACACATTTTATGTTACGCCATGATTGATCAGTCCAAGAGCCtatcccaacttgtttgggactgaaacgcgtagttgttgttgttgtattgatcAGTACAGGGTCTCAAGTACAAGTGTTACCTCAGCTAAGAGTGTTATTGAATTTCTAATCTTAGTTACGTTTTGTTAAGATCAAGAGAACAACAAAGCAAAGGTCGGATCCTGTGGAAACATGAAAAGGTATACAGGAATAAGCAAAGCTCTGCTACTAAAAGTTTGACAACTAACTGAACCAACAAGGTCAGGCAGCCAATCACTGTGAGGTTATAGAACGAAAAGTACCCTTCTAAGGAGAACTGCAACATCTGCTTGTGAATCTTCAATGGACTGGCTGCCACACTCAGTGCACCGTACATTGTGGCTAATATTTCTTGCACGGTCTTCAACAACCTGCCGCTGCTTCACATCCTCTTCACTAGCCATGGTCAAGGTAATGTTATCTGTATGAACTGTAACAAAGTAGCTGCATATAAGAAACTGAAGAAATAAAATGTTATTTATGTACTTAGTGTACAAAATAATACCACCAAGGTTCTAGAAATAAAACAGATCACAACCATTAGGATTAAGTTACTATGACAAGACTAAACTATCAAGCTTGGCAAAGTTTTACTCTTGTCTTTTGCTGATTCAAGCTACAATATATTCTTGAAGCAGTTGGTGAAGAAAACAGGGTTTGCTGGTCCCAGCTTGGAACATGCCTTTTGCTGGTTCACAAAGATCTTCACAATTATACCAGAACAAAGGTTGTTCAGATATTTCTTATAGTGCTGAACAGAAATGGTAGCAGATAGTAGCAGCTCTTCAGACAAAATATGATCACAAACAGAATTACTATTGTCCCAGAACTAATCTAGTTAGAAATTCACAGACTAACAAATACATTATGagatttttattttcaattagccCAGTATACCCTATAATGTTTGTAGAATAACCGATACTTTCTACTAGAATTCATGACACGGCATTCTTTAAAGATCAGGCTCACCAAACCTCTCGTCCACTGTGGACCCATATGAGTACATATTCAAGCGCATATTAACCAATGTTATACAACATACTGGAAGTTCATGAGCTGCTCGAGCCTCGAGTTCTGAGTAGAGCTCTAATTTTATCTTAGCGTATCTGAGGAAAAAAGGGCCAAGTCTTTATCTCAGTGCCATCTGTGAGCCAAAGACTTGCCTATTACATGTTGGTCATAGAGCAAAAAACAAATAACTGTGGCGCACAACAATGATGGTTGTGACCTCACTTGTAAAGTAATAACTAATAACTATCCACCACAGATCAGACTAATTAACTAGAAGTAGCAAAGTATATTTTGGACAAGTTATCTCTCGGGATAAGCATATAATGTTCAGGGAAGCATCTGTAGGTCTGGGCAGACAGGCAGAACCCTTCTAAAATTTAAGGTAAGCAAGTGAAAACGACTAATAGCTGTTGACTGTTGAGCATTGCATCCTACCGAGTGACATATGCAGCTGCTATTTGCAGGGTTTTTTTATGTATGGCAACTTTgtcataaaaaaattattttaaggAAATGTACAAAATGACTGACATGTGAACTGTATATTACACAAGAATTTGTTTCTACACTTCTCATCGCCTTAGAAAATAGTAATAACCAAGAACCAAGGAGAATATCCTCGACGGCAGCTTTTGGAAAGAGAAAATTGCATCGGAACTCCCAAAGCTGTCATTGTCTTtctcagttggccccctcaactcGTTGTCAGCGGCCACCGTTCTTAAACTAACACAATTTTCTCACTCTAGTAAGCTCACTGAGGTGGATGTTGGCGTCGCAATTTAGCTTGGATGAATGTTGAGATAGACACTACTGTGGCGAGAAAAAATGTTGAAAGCCTGTCTATGTACTGATAATGATAATAGCCTGATTTAAACGTGTTTCACTGGATTTTGAGCTACATGGCATATTCTTTCAGATGATTTAAATGGAAATGGTGTAATGCGTGAATTATTAACAAACGAAATACCCAACATAACATCAGTTGTTTGTACATCATGAGTGATGCGCTAGGAAATCCATTGCTTGTACTCGCACATCTTCCTCTGTACCAAAAGAGACCACTTGTTCATAccgagagaaaaaaaaagggccAATACCTTTGCTGTGGCGTGGGGGAGCTTGGGGGAGGAGCTGGCCGGCGCAGGGCCAGATTTCGGCGGGGCAGATGCGGCGTCGAGGAGCTGGTCGGAGCAGGACTTGGGGGAGGGCGTCGGCCTCGACCGGTGCAGCGCGCGCGGGGGAGGGGTCGGAGGCGAGGGAGTAGCAGCACCGCCGGGGTGGTCgtcggagaaggaagagcagcGCCGCGCCGACGAGCAGGAGGAGGGGACGGAACGGAGGAGGGGGCGGAGGCGGAGGCAGCCCTTCTAGCGCCGCCGCTCGGGTCTCCCACGGGTGTGGAGAATATCCAGTACCCCCGGCCCTCCCTTGCTCCCATGATAGGGGAGCTCCTGAGCCGCTGGATCGTGGATCGAACGGTGAGCGACCAAATCTGACTTTCTTTTATCTGAAATTATAAACTAAAAATGAAAATGCAGAGAAATTACCCTGACAAAAGATGAAAACACAATCAAGTCCTCGAAAATTTGTCTACATCCCCTGATCTGTTGTCGCTCAACGGCAACGGTACACACAAACAAACTAAACTAATCAAACTTGCATGATGTTGAGGCAATAAAGAAAACCCGAGCACCAAAGATGAACGAAGCCGGTATATTCAGTCACCTTCACAATCATACAGAGGATCGTACTTCGTTGAATTCATTATAGTAATCACCCGTCACGAACAACATGATTTAGGGCTCGGAGAAGCCACATTGACGACGGCATCATCCTGACCTGAGTAGAGCGAGATTGTTATATCTTATGATAATTTTCTCTTAAAATTTCTATGAAGTACACGCAGATATGATAATGTGGAATTTTCATAAGTGCAAAAGTATCTTCCGATGTGTTATCGATTCTACAAACTAAAAAGCGGACCTCCTTTCGTTTAAGCCCAAAATAAAGGAATGTGTTTAGTTGGATGTTGAAGTATAAGAAAAGTTGAAGCCAAAGCATAAGCATGGACAAACATCATCTCGATCTCTTGGGCAAACAATGAAAAAAAGGATGGAAAATTAGGTACCTCCTTTGGAAACGCGCGTGATTCAACTGCACCCCTACTTGGATTTGTTGAGATCGTGCAAGATCCATCAAGGTAGACCAGCTGACGCCGCTCCCCGCGTGCATGATCCTTTTCCACCACCATGCTGACTTTTGTGATAATGACATGTGGTTAAGGGGCTAATTGTTTCTATGAGTACATGAATAGGTTTTATTCCAAATGACGTGAAGCTAGGGTAGTTAGAGAAAATAAGAGTGTATAACTTATGTGTTATCTGTTGAGCGTTGCTAATGATATATGATCAAGAAGCTAACTCTTTTTGTGAGTACATGAGTAGGGTTTAGACCAAATGAGGTGAAGCCAAGGTGGTTGGAGAAAATAACAGGGTGTACTTTTTTATGTGTTATCTTGTGCACGTTCGATCAAATAGGAACATTGTATTATTAAAAAGGAGTGCATAAGGACCAAGAGCGGAATTCATGTCTATTTATTAAATCATACAAACACACAAGATCATGTGCAACAACCCCTAAAGGTGCCCCTTCTAATCAACTCGTTTCATGTGAAGAATCCTCGAGCCTCCAAGCTTATTTGGGGGAGAGGGTGATTTGGCTTGCAAGCTCTTGCACAATTGAGACATGTCCTTAGATTGATCCGTGGATCTAGAACTTAGAGTTGGCATGGAACCTCGATACTTGAATGTTATCTAACACACATAATGATCAGGGGGCATATAAAGACCCCCTCCCTCTTTCCCGAGGGTGAGTGTCGACCAAATTTAAGAAGAACACAATGGTTAGCACTTTGAGATTACATCCCTTCCTCTCTAGTAAACCAAAACTTGGTTTGTTGAGACGAAAAAAAAAGAAACCCTCAATTTTTATTTCATCTAGCCAACCTGACCCCCCTGATTTCTTCATGTTGTTCATTACTCTTGGGTTTGTAGGGAACCCTTAATGGTTTGGTATCTTGTCGATACTTCTAAGCTTATGTATTTAGTTTTgacaagtttgtgaaggtttggatggCACCTCATTACCTGTACTAAGAAAGTTAAATTTTGTAGTCACATATTCAACCCCCTCTAGTTGCCACCTTATGTCACTAAATTGGGATCTCGGGCGGGGCGGGGGTAATCCTAAATTACTCAAGAGTAGCGCACACAATTGCCATGCCTCTACATACAAAATCACTCGTATAGGTAACATAGGCCATCCACCCATGCTTGATAGTTCTGGATATGCTCACTCAAAAGCCCTAATTAGAATATACTTGTGTCAAGCTAAGACTGGTCTTTGAAAAATGATGATGCAATGGTTCTCTCTAGGTGATTAAGGGATCGCCAATTGAAGTTTGTAGTTTTGACCAAGTTCGGGAAACCAACCATATTCAACCACACAAGCCTTTGTGACAACACAAAGGGAGCATTGgcactagtggagaaatggctagcTACAACTCTTGTTAGTGGCGCGCCATTTCTCACCATCGCCAgcactaatatttttaaatagtgCTGACGTTGGTTAAATTCGTACGCCATAACTATTTTCTTAGTGCTGGCGTTGAACATTAGGACCGGCGTTGCACGTTAGGCCTATTAGGCCCACACAAGCACTAGTCACTTTTAACACCTTCCGGCGCAGTAAAAGTAATCACTTTCTCGATCCCTAACTCCAACTGTCCTCTTCtccacccccacccccgccgccCTGCCCGACACGACCCCTCTCCGCCCCACGCcgctcgtcggaggaggaggaggagacaaagAACCACCAAGATCGACCACCACCCAACACTCAAGCATGTATACATCAAATCTGTCATCCCCACCGAATATGTACATCATCTTGTTTGTTAATTACCAACCTTGGGAGTGGAGTGGCCAAGCTTAGTTAGTTCCAGATTCATTCGAAATTTGGTAGCCTTGCTTAGTCAATTCCTGATTTAGTTCCCCGTGATTTTTTAAAGCACCATTGTGGTCCTATCATTGGGACAAATTAGttggctgtcacgcccaagatgcgaccctatcctcaatttggcacgaaggcctcgtcagggatagaagcgcatctcgtcgtgtcgcaagaatggatatcgttacaagtacatgtactgaaaagatgagatatataaagaattggcttacactcgccacaagctacatcagagtcacatcagtacattacatcatcatcaagagtaagagcagggtccgactacggacgaaaacaatcgataaaagaaagaacgacgtccatccttgctatcccaggctgccggcctggaacccatcctagatcgatgatgaagaagaagaagaagcaactccaaaagaacaatcaacgcgctcgcgtcacgtaacctttacctgtacctgcaactggtgttgtagtaatctgtgagccacaggggactcagcaatctcatttccaaaggtatcaagactagcaaagcttaatgggtgaggtatggttaagtggtgaggttgcagcagcagctaagcatatatttggtggctaacttacgagtacgagaataaagaggggaaagatctacgcatagcggacgtgaactacggatgatcaaatgaatgatcctgaacacctacctgcgtcagacataaccccaccgtgtcctcgatcggagaaggaactcacgaaaaagacagtcacggttacgcacacagttggcaagttttaattaagttaacttcaagttatctagaaccagtgttaaccaaa includes:
- the LOC123449788 gene encoding cytochrome c-type biogenesis CcmH-like mitochondrial protein is translated as MASEEDVKQRQVVEDRARNISHNVRCTECGSQSIEDSQADVAVLLRRLIRDEIKSGKSDKEIYKKLEEDFGETVLYAPKFDLQTAAIWLSPVIVGGVAAGVWAYQKHRQRTNVHIMALNLVRGVPLTPREKETMIDILTPPPPARRWWWPLK